In Lactuca sativa cultivar Salinas chromosome 5, Lsat_Salinas_v11, whole genome shotgun sequence, the DNA window TCGAACCAAAGCCTTACATAGGAAAGCTTCCTTCAAGTGTGTGGGAACTTTCCCTATACTATGCGACATGCTCCTCATGATCCTTGGTCCCATCATAAGGCTTCATGTTGGGTGTTTGGAAGCGTTTTGGGACTTCGATATAAGCTATTACGGGAGCAACTCTTGAGATCCTATGGCTTGTGGGTGATACTTCTGATATAAGTTGGATTATTCTAAGAACGCTTGAGATCAGTTGTCTTAATTGTTGAAGCTCCTTAGGCATGATCGGACTTAAATATGTATCAAGGTCCACATATGTTAGTAGTAAAGATATTATTATCGACGAAGTTACCAAGTTCCTTGTTATTAGGAGTAATGAAGGTTTTGTTGGGATCTTGCATCATATAGTCTTTCTCTCTTAGAGTTGTGCCCCAAGTGGAAACAAAGGTTGGTATTTAGGATCCTATCTAGCGCCGATTCACTGAGGATCCCCTGTTATCAAAGTTTAGGATCTTGGGTTGCAAGATCGAGGGTGCTGCTTCTTGAGGGTTGTGGATTTCTACCCTCATTATTTCCCCTTCCTCGAGTATTGCCTAGTTATCCTCCTATTGTTGAGTGACTTGTCATTCTAATCTCTTTATCATAGCAAAGATTTCATTATTGGAAATGAGTACAGGAGGATCCTGAAGTCCTTAGGTAACGACGAAAAGGTGTTTTTCTTTGGTGCCTCAGGGGCTTTCTTAGGAGCTCCCCCTGGGGGTGGAGGAAGGTTTTTAGAGGAAATTATAGGAATGGAGGAGGAATATATGTTCGGTCGTGTAGACATGattttccaaaaggttttgaaCACCATGGCCCCACAGCGAGCGCCAAattattttggtcaaaaatcaatTAAGAAGAATCTGACCAATTTGTATGAGAGGTTATGATATTCGTGGTAAATTAAGTAAGAAATGATAATCAAATTGACACAAGTGAGTTATAAGGAAAGCCTTTGATCCTTAATAAGATCATcggcataaaaccttgggaggtgataatgatcacctgccttgatgattttattgatatagAATGTTGAACACAGAGATAAATGTATGAATGCAAGTACAATTGTCGTATATGAGCTAAATCTCTCGCTAGTATACTAGTTACATGTACTATTTATAGTCTAATGCTAATAATAAGAAATTCGATAATTCCAGGATCCTCCAGAATCAGCATATGAACATTATTTATCTTGGTATTCTAAGTCTTTTGCCTGGTTGAGATGACTCTCCGTTGAGAATGGGTCTTGTGTTGACTCATTCGGCACATGTGAGAAAAGTAAAGAAAATATAGACGTTATAAATGTTAGAAATATTAGTAGTAATAGTCAGGATTTCGAGATATGTTTAAGGATCTGAAGCTTCAGAAGtatttgaggatcctgaatatgaGTCAAGGATCCTACCCCTAACACTTACCATCATCGTCAATGTAGAATATTCCATGTGGTTTTTCAACAAGTATCTACATATTAGGTTTAAACCTAGCTGGTGGTTTAGCGTTAATCAATATTGATCTAAATGGCAACAAGAACTATGTTACTCTTTCTCTTATGTTTGTTTTCTTTGATTCTCTTCTTTGGATCTCCTGAAGTTGAAGCTCGAACTTCTAGAAGAATCAGATCCAAAATTCAAACCTTGGATATCAACTCAGCAAGAACCATTTCTTAATACAACAACCCGGTATAACTCCAAATCAACACCATTAACTCActtattcaaaataaccacatTTCACCGAGTTAGTTACTTAGGCTTCATTTACAAAATCCAATTGATATGATTTCCTTGTCATGTGCAGTGTGAGGATTTTATAGCTTTTAGGCTTGGTGCATCTAATTGGAATTCTTTAAGTAGTTGTCATTCAGTCCGGAATACGATGTGAAATGGGCTAGGCACAGTGGTCATTTCGCATTAGAAAAAATAGTAATTTTTTGTAAATAGTTATAAAATTTGGTGGCTTAGTTAATTTCCATTTATAGTATAACCAATGTGTCACATCAAATTAGTGTAACTTAACTAGATATTCTTCGTAAACTATTTTAGTATAGAGTTTTCTTATATTTATTGGAGATCATTTTTTGAGTATTTTTACACTATTTTGGTGTTTTAGTGCATGTGTTGGAAATAGCCTAATGGTAAACCTACTATCTTTTAATAAAACTCAAATTCAAATCACGTTAGTTAAAATTAATGCAGACGTTGTAAATAATCTTATGGTAAAAGCCAGTGTCTTTTAATATAATTCAAGTTTATATCACATCAAtaaaattctaatattttatataaacttgTACATGCATCATACTAGACTTAAAATACATCAAACCATATTTATTTCCTCTTATCATTCATTTCCTTTCGTAACACCAACAAAAATAAAAGTACAATTATCAAATACCATTAAACCCCAAAAAGAGTACTCTTGTATTGAAAAGATGGCATAAAAACTTAATATATGGTTCCATGAGGAATGAGCTTGATCGGAAGTCCATGAACTGGTCTTGGAAGTGGATCAATTACCACCTTTTCATCAGGAATTAACCTCACCCAGTTGTATCTTGTTATTATATTGTACATAAACACCAATATTTCCGCCCTCGCATACTCATTTCCAGGACACATCCTCGCACCTCCTCCAAATGGCACAAACGTGTAAGGTGCGGGTCCCACTCCTTCAAATCTTGAGGGATCAAACTTCTCAGGATTAGGGAAAAACTCATGGTTTTTCTGAGTGTAATGTGGGAGGTAATGCAACTACAAATTAATAGATATATGTTAGGTAAAGTTATCgcctttttaaattaaatatatgAAGTAGTTGATTTTCTTTCAAAAAAGAGTTCATAAGAAGAGAGGATAGACTACAACATATATTGAAATAGATGAGGTCGTGTCTAGATGATATGATATATTAGCATGCCCTTGATAGAGGCTCGATGAGTTTAGGCTATATATTCAAAGTCCTTGACATAGTGAAATGTTAATGAGAGCTTAAAAGATTGCTTACTTTCCATCCTTTGGGGATTTTGAAACCAGCATAGGTGAAATCGGTTTTCGCAACTCTAAAAGCACCAACAGTTGGTGGACGCATTCGTAGCACTTCACATGCGACATTCCATGAGTATTTCATCTTACGTAGATCATCCCAATCCAACAGCTGACCGGGTGATTTTTCCCTTGCGatgtccatttgttctttttACATTATATATGTAGTAAAAATATATCAGTTTCTTGACCATTTAAAAGAACTTGAAATAAAAAGCAACATATTTACTTTCTTTTTACCAATATATACAACACACTTTTACTCTTTTACCGATATATATTTCTTTACCAATAAAAGtaatatgtaatatatatatatatatatatatatatatatatatatatatatatatatatatatatatatataatatattagttgtgaaacccgtatgtTATATGGGTTGGATAAAACAACAAAtcaaatataaaagtttaaacaaaaacttatttaaatttaaaatttaaactttaatatttgaatttaaaaagaaacatattaaatactatatgactaatattgtaatttattgattatttttaattaaagcaATCATTAATTGAGTTATAAATATGATGtgctaattaaaaaaaatgagaaaatgataaACAGAAAATATATTTATTCAGAAATATCAAAAAATAACATGTGTCTAAGTTAATGAGAGAATAACATGTGAcaaaataattttcattttttagggagtatatatatatatatatatatatatatatatatatatatatatatatatatatatatatatatatatatatatatatatatatatatatatatatagttctttGTCAATAATAGCAATAGTAACAAATAAAATAGATTGTCATACTTGTAACCAAATGTAATAATATTGTAGAAAAATAACTATGATGTAATTATAGGTAATAGGTAAATATATATTGTTAGCATAGAGAAAGAAATATAATCacatataaaatatataattaccTTGTTATAATGGATAGAAACAAATTATATTCGTTAttactaaaagagtaaattgtaTATTCTCTTTGTTATaccttataattatttaaaaaatgtaATATTGGGATATCTTAAATTGATGTTGGTGTTAATTATACCTTTTAGGACTCCTTGGTACACGTCGGGGTGATCGACTAGAGTCATCATGATGAAAACGACGGTGGTATTGATAGTGTCATAGCCACCGATGAGCAACCCTAATAAGTCACTGGACATGTCACCGTCAGTGGTTGGAGCATTGCCGGAGTCCTGGTTCCGTTTGTCAACTTCAACAATCATATGCGAAAGCAAATCTTGCATCGGAGTAGCAGTCCCATCAGCAAGGTCTTTCCTTCTTTGCGCAATTATGCCCATAATCACTTCTCGGATCCTGTTTGACGCTTTAACTCCACGGTTAAACCTTGTTCCTGGGATGTTAATCGGAACCGCTATAATTCCACCGGCTGCCTCCACAAACGGCGTCGCAAGCTTCTCCAACTCCGTCGCGTCATGGACACCTAACAGCAACTTTACAGCCAATGCAAACGTGTACTTGGCAACAAATGGGCAAACCTCAACCTCATCACGTCCAGTCCAGTAATCCTCCAAATGCTGTCTCAGTTCAGAATCCATATCGGAGATGTAGTTTTTAACCGCATGAGCTCTCAAGAACGGCGGCAACAGTTGCCGGACTTTGGCGGATTCCGCCGTGACAGACTTGTTATTTGATTTCTTGATGATACTCTCGACGGAACTCGGCCACCATACTTCAACGAGCTTGTTTTCGTTTGAGAACAGGAACTTGTTGCCTTCTGGGCCACACAAGAACGCCATTTTCTCGCCGAGGATTGACGTCTTGAAAACGTCGCCGAATAGTTTTCTTCGCTGCATGACAAACTTCTCGTTGGTGCCACTGCGGAGCTTCTTGAAGTAATCTATGCTTTCTCCTATGAGAGGCCATCCATAGTTTCCAGGGATGGTTGATTTTTGGCTCAGAAAATGGTGCAGAAAGAAGATGGTGATGATCGGTAAAACTATGGAAGAAACTAGCAGGAGGGTATCCATTGTGATCCGTGAAGTGTTTACTTAAGGTTTAATGTTATGAGGATTGAGGGTGTTGGATGAATATAcatgtgtatatgtgtgtgtttatatatatacatatatgtttatgCATGAAGAAGGTTGAAGTTATAGATGACAAGTTTTGGTATAAAGGACAGTAAGGACAGTTATCAGAATAATATGAAGACAAATATGAGGGATAACTGGCAAACAAAGGCATTTGGTGAACCTCCTAAAttctaaaaccaatcaaattgattcgtaaaacttttaatataatataagctCTATTATATGTTTTAGAGAATTTTTATTGAAAACTAATGAAATAAtgtaaaagtttaaaaaatattGTATACTGTACGCTCATGaatttaaatcaaaataaaaattttaaatatcaAATAGTGATTATTAGTTGGTACAAATAAAATTATTGAAGACTACTTTTGTGCAAAAAAAATTCGTCTTttcaatctatttttattttagaAAACATATTGCAATCGATTTATAAAATCTAatctataatatatttaatatttaaaatggttttttttcATGGGCAAAATACAAAATATTGAAtcaattatatatgtatttatattacTTTTATGCTCTGAAAATCATTTTGTTAATATTTAATTGGGTTAAAACACGATCGATTAGTTAAGGAGGAAAAATGAGATGTATAGTTCCATACATAAAACACAATTTATCAAAAAGTGAAAACAATTTTTCTATTGTTGAAAGGTAAATATGTTAACTTTGCCATTAGATTTTAAAGAAATTGATAATAAAAAGAAGACTAAATTATAGAAATGGTTCATGTGGTCTGCATGATTCAACAGTTTTAGTTTTAGTTTctcgattttttttcaaaaatggtccttattgCAGGTGTGGATTACAAAGTTGGATGTCCTTCTGTTAAATATGTatgaaatgactaaaatgcctTCAGGTTTAGTCTTAGTTTctcgattttttttcaaaaatggtccttattgCAGGTGTGGATTACACAGTTAGATGTTCATCTGTTAAATATGTatgaaatgactaaaatgcctTTGCCTTTATATTTttctggttttt includes these proteins:
- the LOC111881980 gene encoding beta-amyrin 16-beta-monooxygenase translates to MDTLLLVSSIVLPIITIFFLHHFLSQKSTIPGNYGWPLIGESIDYFKKLRSGTNEKFVMQRRKLFGDVFKTSILGEKMAFLCGPEGNKFLFSNENKLVEVWWPSSVESIIKKSNNKSVTAESAKVRQLLPPFLRAHAVKNYISDMDSELRQHLEDYWTGRDEVEVCPFVAKYTFALAVKLLLGVHDATELEKLATPFVEAAGGIIAVPINIPGTRFNRGVKASNRIREVIMGIIAQRRKDLADGTATPMQDLLSHMIVEVDKRNQDSGNAPTTDGDMSSDLLGLLIGGYDTINTTVVFIMMTLVDHPDVYQGVLKEQMDIAREKSPGQLLDWDDLRKMKYSWNVACEVLRMRPPTVGAFRVAKTDFTYAGFKIPKGWKLHYLPHYTQKNHEFFPNPEKFDPSRFEGVGPAPYTFVPFGGGARMCPGNEYARAEILVFMYNIITRYNWVRLIPDEKVVIDPLPRPVHGLPIKLIPHGTIY